TCCACACTAGTCTTACAGGAACATGACAATGCTCCcatcaggactggggagatggctcaatgattaaagcacttgctctgcaagcctgacagcctgagttcgatccccagcaacTGTGTCAACTTGgatacaaagcagtgcatgtgtctataattctaatgcacctatggcaatgggagactGAGCcaagaatcctgaagctcatgagccagctagACTGGTCCTTGTAGTATCACAAATAACAAAAGAGACCCTGTGTTAAAGAATTCAGTGAGATTAGTTTTTGACTAGGATCTTTCTGTTCAACCTCACTGTTTTAGGACCTCATTAGGAAAATACATATTAACCTTAACCTTATTTATTGGAAAGGAATTAGTGGGGCCAATACTCCGAGGTTGTTTCCTGACCTCTGCACATGAGCTGTGGCATTcatacacaccaccacacacaaatGTTCTCAATGGTGTGGGGGCAGTCAGTGTTAGCCATTTATGGTCTGAAACTAATTACCACTACACCAATGGAAGaactgtagattgcctttggtctgcagagccaaaggacccagattagattccccaggacccatgtaagccagatatacaaggtggtgcatgtgtttgaagttcgtttgcagcagctggaggcgctggtgtacccattctttctctcaaataaataaataaaaacatattttaaaaatatttggtaaaattCTTAGCTGTGTTTACAGCCACTTGTCCTTTCCCCTGGAACAATGAACCCTctagcaaagcctgctgacaGACTTTCCAGGGCCCATGACAGGAACCGGGACACACAACTTTGCCTCTATGTTCCAACCAGGCCACCTGTGGAATCCCAAGCCTCATTCATATTTTGAGGTCTCaacatacttttcttttcttctcattttcttatgGCATAAATGTATTGCAGATGCTAAGACCGAAAtgactttcctttctttctactgCTGTAGGGCACAAAAATAGGCTAAGAACCAATCacaacaacaggaagaatgaaaaTGCAAGTTTATTGGaaagtataaaaattaaaaaagcctaatcaaaaacaaaaacaaacaaacaacaaaagcaagcacacAAAACCTTTCCAGTTTACATTAACTTTGAATAGCACACATTATTAACCACTTAgttgcactttaaaaaaaagtcaattacAACGTAGGGAGAACTGAGTTGGGCAATAAGCTATTAACCACAGTGAAAGTATCATAATGCTAAAATAAAACACCAATCTCATTTGGGAAAGGAGGTCAGAGACACTTTCTGGTTGGTGTAGgcaatacactttaaaaaaatcctggCTAGAATGAGTTAAAAAATATTGCTGGCCACTCGTTTGATAACTTGAGTGAGGGAAAATCCCCGAGTCCTGCAGCTGTGCTCCCCTATTAActagtttaaaaaaatccattaaaaatcAAGTCTATAGTAAAAATGTCCCTGTGTTTGTCTGACAAAAACAACATTAATAGGCTCCCCTTATCTACTAAAaccatttgtttttttcccaagatGCCTGGCAGCAGAAAAAGAGCTGTGAATTACCTCACTGCacaattaattaaaattagaatCTTTCCCTCCAAACAACTTTTTGAGCACCAGACAGAAGCAGGAGCCCatcaaagggaagaaaaagccacGCTGACTCACAGGGAGATGTGCGGCCAGACGCACGCCGTCTGCCGTCCAAGTTCTTTCCTCTCTGGATTACTCAAAAATAACTCAAGGgctgcttcaaaaataaaagacacaagCAACTAGGCTCCTctattcaaaacaaaaacaaaccaaaaagactCCAAGAGGCTAACTTCCCTGTAGTATCCTTTGGGTTTGGTTAAAAAAGGAAAGTGTACAGAACAGGGTCACGGAAGGCCTCTTCATCCCCTTCCCACGAGCTCTGCTTTAATTAGCACCCAAAGGGGTCCTGAACATTTCTTCAGCTGTGGGAAGAAGCTGGGAATGGGTGGCAGCTGCCTCGAGTGGCTCCACCTAGTTCCAGTTTTGTCCCTGGTCAGAGTGGTTCTTTGCCAAATAACACCAAGATTTCACCCATTATTGCCCCGGGGGCATGTTCCCTGTGGCAGGCTGGGCACTGAGAAAGACGAAAGTAGCATAAACATGGAGACGTGGGTGAAGGGTGCGTTCCTCTCTGTGCCCTTCAAGAACACGATAAATAACCTCGAAGTGTATGCCAGGCACACGGCTTAGTCTGGAACGACATTAAGGTGCTGGGCTGGGGAAAGGCGCGATTTCCTTTTGTATCTTTCTTTGGATcttactaaaagaaaaataaaagagatagctttcctatacacatataaatagtCCCTTAACTagaagggaaaacaaacaaacacactgtTTCAAATGCATTTCTAAGAGCTTTTGAAAAATCCAAATGGAAAAATCTTGACTCCAAATTATCAGTTGTCCACGTCTCTCAGAGGAGAAACCCTACCAGGATGTTCCGAGAGGCCTGACCCCAACTAGAACCCTACCACCAGCTTAGTGCTCGGGTCCCGGGGTTGTGGGAAGGACAGCATGTGAGGATAGGGGCCTGGAAGCTCTGGTAGGAGGGACTGGATGTGGTGCTCACACAGGTTAGACACCAGTGTCCTTAAGTCCAAAATACAAGGTAAAATGTCCTAAGCATTCAGGAAATTCTGGAGCCTAGAACTGAAGTTGCAGGGAGGAGCAAGACAGGCTGGGCATGGCTTACTGGGACCAAGGCCAGATGAGAACATTGGTCGATTTAAATTGGATCCTCATTCCTTGGCTACATGAGGTCGGCTAGGTGGGTGACAATCCGGAAGCCAGGGAAGGGACTGTGGGGCCATGGCAGATACAGGCTCTGGCCATCGGCAAGTTAGGAGGAAGGAGCTCCTGGCAGGGCTTCCGTGCCTGCTCTAGGACTAAGCTGAGGAGCTACGCTTCAGAGAAAGCTCTGAAAACAAGGATTCGCAGGCACATTTCTAAAAGCAGCCCAAACCCTGAGTCCTTCACAAAGCTACCATGACAATGCTGAGAGCCAAAGGGGCTTGCTCATGTTGGAAGTTTGCTTTGGCCTGTACAGAAGTACGAACACACAGGAGCATGCCGACAGGTTCTGATGTCTACCTGGATGCTTTCCAGAGTGGCCATCCAATGATGTCCTCTTCGTAGGAACTCCAGCCCAAATCCCCACGAGGTAACAGCCTAGCAGTCTCCGCTGAAATTTCTCCCGACCTCCTGGCCATGCAGCACACCCCGAAACTGCTTTCTGGAAGACTACTTGCTGTGTGCTTACAATAGCGCAGTGACATGAAACATAGGCTTGTGATCGTGGGTGCTGGTGGAACTGACCTCACAGAAGAGATGATGATGCATCACGCCAACTCAGAGGCCTGAAAAACGCCAGACCGACCGCCTTCCAAAGACCACCCCCAACATctggaggaggtggggggggggagggagaggcagatgatACCCTAAACTTCAACTTGAGATACCCGTGAAGGAGCTCTCCCAGAGCCTCACATGAGCACAGTTGTTAGAACGCAGTAAGTAGGAGCAGATTAAACCCATATGGACTTTGGAATTGCTGGATTTTACACTTCTTCTGTGCCCTGGCTGGGGGCATACACTTCTTCTGTACCCTGGCTGTGGGCAGAGTCCCTATGCCCAGCAGTGTCTTCTGAAGGTTCAGGTTGCCCTGGGCTGTGGCTGGCATCTTCCATACTCAGGAGGCTGCTGGCGGCCTGGGAGCTGGCGCTGTCCACACTCCCTGACCGGGAACGGTAAGGGGGCAGTTCGGCTTGGTTCAGAGACTCGGTGTCGGAAGTGTAGGGCGGTGGAGGCAGATCGTACCACGCAGGTCTGCCACGGAGCAGGCAGGTGGGCAGCAGAGAcaatgaggaagaaaaagaggaaagagaacacATTACAGTCAAGATGAGGTAGGTGACACAGAACCACCTTCAACAACAGCCCATTTTCTGGGTTGATGTTCATGGGAAGAATCAGGTTTTTCTTCCACGTAAAAAAGCAATCCTAGGACAGTGACCAGAGGAGGTTTGAGACATGACAGAGGACAGCTCAGTGTGCTCTGGCTGGTTCCTTCCCACTGGACAGTGACAGTACCACATCCTCTGGGTGGACTAGAATGAGGTTGCTAAGCAACACCCTCTCATCCCCTTGGGTGGTCTGGCTCAGTCATTTTGCTCTCTCACCCACCAGCAGCCCCATGGCCAAAAGGTGGGTGCTaaagtcaggttcgcattgctggtagaaatcacccaaccaagatcagcttgtgggaaaaagaggtttattttggcttacgggcttgaggggaagctccatgttggcagggaaaatgatggcatgagcagagggtggacaccataccctggccaacatcaggcagacaacaggaacaggagagtgtgcctaacactggcatggggaagctgcttataacacccataagcccgtccccagcactacgctccctccaggaggctttcatttccaaactgccatcagctggggaatctagcgtccagaacacctaagtttatgggggacacctgactgaaaccaccacagtggggtaGGCGTCTTGATGGAGCCCGTCACAGTGACTGTGGGGTTCTTACTAAGCCCAATTCTTCCTGTGGGCTTGGGTGCGAGGACACCCTCTCAAAGTTCCATTTCCTTGTCTGTAACTTGCTTGAAACAATTATCATGTCAccggaaacaacaacaacaacaacacaacctTTCTGTTTTCAGCCCTCGCTCCCAGCTGTGTGTTGCTCAGCGTCAGGTGCTGGCCGTGCATCTCATGCTCACCACCTTCGATGCTCTCAAAGGCACCCGAGGCCACGACTACTTTAGTGCCTAAGGTTTTGAAAGTGAGGACACTGAGACCCGGGGACAATATCACGAGTTAATAAGAGCCATGCAGGGACTTGAACACCTGACCAATTGGCCTCCAGATCCAGCAGTCCTATCAGCAGCTTTACTCTAAGCTGCATGGTCCAGGGCAGAGGTTCTGAGTGGGCAGTTCAGCAGGCGAGTGAGGTCCTGCATCCTCCTCCGCAGAGGTCCTTATGCCCCACCCTCTCCTCAACCCAAGTGCTGTTTGTCTTTGACGAGGAGGGCAAACGATGAGTAAAGAACTGACTACCACAGAGGAGGGTCCAAAGAGAAGCCTCGACACCCTGGAGACATGTTGGCAAAATGACTAATGGGACACACAGAGAGTCCTGGGCTCtgggacgggggtggggggaatgcagAGCCAGACCCTAAGGGCAGTGCATCGGGGTATTAGAATTAAAGGGAACTTGAACAGCTGAATGTAGTCCAGAGACTtccacagtgtgtgtgtatgtgttggatatagcacagtggtagagcGTGTGCTTAGCATACGTGAGGCTCTCACAGCCCCCGACACACACCCTGGGCTGTATGGTATGACACTAACTGAGGTCATGGAAGAAAGGGAGCGGAGGCTGAGCAGGCACCTCTGGGTTTCTATTCACTTCAACTACAGAACGTTAGTTTTCAGCCCTCTTGTACAGCACTGTTTGTACCAAGGACTCTATTGTAAAGCTTGACAGGCTCTaccccacttaaaaaaatttatttttgctatgtgtgtgtgggaggggttgTGGTATGCGTGTGTTTGCGCATGCagatgcgtgtgcatgcacacggtCACCTCTTCTGTTGATCtcccactttatttccttgaaatggtatCTCACTGAACCGGGAACTTGTGCCATTTTTCTGGCTAGACTTGCTGATTATGGAGCCCCAGAAATCTTTCTGTCTTGTCCCCTCGGTACTGGTGTTATGGACATATGTCTACACACTGATTGTTACATGGGTGcagggctgggctacagtgagaccctacctggcaaaaaaccaaaacaagacaaaaaaaatgaaggtcTTCGTGTATATGCGGGAAGTGTTCAGTGGCTGTTTGGATGCAGTGTCCTCTTACAGACTCGTGTGCTTCAACACTTAGCCTCAGCCAGCGATGCTGttctggaaggctgtggaaccttagGAGgtacttgctggaggaagtgtgtcacttaaGATGTTCCAGTCCAGCTCTACTTGCTCTCTATACTTTCCCCACCATGCAGGAACTTCCCCTGGCAATTGTCAGCTGAAGTAAACCTTTTCCTgccgtaagctgcttctggttgagtgttttgatCATTCCTTTATCTTACAGATGAAGTCATGTGAAGTGAAGGGCGTGTTTGTTCTTTCCTTTGGTCAACAAGCATTAACCGAACCTCCCTGAGCCTCTGGGAGCTGTCATGCAGAAGCAGACGAGGCTCAGAGGTGGTCAGTGGCCAGAACACGTGCTACTGTGGCCTCACCGCAGAGAACTAGGGCTCTCGCTTAGCAGGAGCCAACCTCTATCAAGTACCTTAAcactgccagggcctcaggtacCTCCAGAGAGGCGTGCAGAGGATTCAATGGCACCAAACGTTCTGCAAGGTTAAATGTCAGACACTGCTACTGCTTACAGCCACCCGGCCACTGAGCCGGGGCTGTTGGCAAGACCTCAGCACCCAGGTACGTGCACGCACGTCTCCATCCTGGTacgtgccccacccccacctctcccAGCTTGCACACACCTTTGGTCCAGCAGGGCCTCTGAATACGAGGGTGGGGACCCCACTTCCGAGGCATTCTGTTCAGCCTGGCTGGCCACATACTGGACACCATTGTTGACATTGTAGGTGACGCTGCAGTGGTGGGGATGGTCCAGGACCACCAGGCGCGAGAGCAGCACGGGGTGCTGCAGCCGGTGCACGGGCAGCGTCATGAGGTTGTTCCGCTTCCGCTGATGGTGCAGGACCAGTGCCAGCAAGGCCACCACCAGCACGAAGATGACAGAGCTGCCGATGATGGCGTAGGTGATACTGGGGTAGTAGACAAGCTGGTTCTCCGAGGTCACAAACACCTGCCCGCTGCCTGGTTCTGAGGAAGCccagagaggagagatggagagagagggttAAAGATGGGTTTTTCTGAGCCTTGCATATTCATCTCTAGAATTTACCAGCAACTGGCTttttacagcaacaagagaggGCGACCCCTGCAAATGCCCACCGGCTGGTGAACGGGTAGTCAGAGTGCAGTATATCCACATGTGAAGTATTATTTAGTCCACAGCAAATACCAATGCATGCTACGATGAGAGGGAGTTTCAGCAACACAGTGACATCAGCTGGATCTCCAAGACCACAGACTTATGATTCTGCTTATGTGAAGTATCCAGGCAAGATTAACTTGCACGTGATGTAGGCAGGTACAAAACTCCAGACCTGCCCACTTTGGCAGGTGAGAAGCAGCGATCGCACTCACTCAAGGGTTATGGTGCTGTGCAAGTCAGCGGTGCCTGGGCACATTTTTGCTGTGTGTGAAATGTCATCTTGTGTGACTTCAGTAACTAGGTCCACTTTTCTTGAGAGTTTAATGAGCCTGCTGGCCAAATTACTAATATCAGAGCTGCCTGGGACCTAAGTTTCAAATGTGTGATCCACAGGTAATGAAGTTTCCATTTATTCTGGCTATCCCTCAAGCTAATAGCTCTGTGCTCCATAGTCAAGCACCTCAAATTCTTGTCCTGTATCCACACTTGCACTGTGTTGATTCCAGACCATGTGCTGTTATCCTGAGACCTCTGGACTCTCAAAATGCTGGTGCCCTATGGCAGCTGGTGCAGGGACAGGCTGTGTTCTGTACCATGCTTGGACGTTTCTCCCCTCAGCGGGCAGTGTGTGCTGTCAGCACAAAGCTGTTTAGCAGACAGAAGCCACACGTGTTAGAAGGATCACCTTTGACTAGCTAGAAAGTGCTGTCCAGACTGGCAAAGGGGCAACAGCCGTTGACATTTGTGACCTGACACTCCTTTCCTTCTATACAATTccttcttctgggctggagaagtggttcaGCAGTTCAGTGTACTTCTCGCGCAAGCACGAAGGCCTGATactacccaagttcaaatctccaggtcccatgtaaaataaatagctgggtgagGTCATGTGCACCTGCAACCCaagtcctgcaggggagcagagacctggtaATCTCCTGAGCAGCACAGCTCCAGAATCATTAAACGAGAGACATCTGGTGCAAAACAAGACTAGGCAGAAGTCGGGTGGGGTGTCCAATGCTCCACCGCAGCCACTGTAGGCTAGCGACCCCTCTACAGTTGAGCATctgtgcatgcaccacatgccACAATAAAACATTAGCTAATGCAAATTAAATTTCCTACAAGATACTGGTAATTTGGTTATTGGACTGAGCAAAGGCTGACTGGATCTCATGTTTTGCTGGCCAGGtcttgaaaggtgtgtattcaggCATGGCTTGTTAGGAGGATACACTGGTACAAAcccagggtgtgtgtgttgggggtgggaggTGCTGACAAAGTACAGTCTGCCCTCTGTATCCACAGTGTGCATATTTGAAGAACCATGGGTGGGATATAATCAGCACAAAAAGTTTATCTGTATGAATACATAAAGGATCTCTGGAGGGATAATTGTTCCTAAAACAATACAGTATAACAAATTGTTGCACAGCATTCATTATGGATCAGGGATAAGTAATCTAGAGATATTCTGAGGCACACAGGATGATGTGTATAGGGTGTGCAAACTTATGGCATGTTATATAAAGGGCTTGAGATATGTGGGTTTTGGAATCATGGAACTATCCATCAATGGTTGTGTAttagcattaaaatatttttggaatagcaatttccctctttttattttattttttttccttggtagGGCCTTGccctagcctaggttgacctggaattcactatgtagtctcaggataatcatgaactcacagtgaccctcctacctctgtctcctgagtgctgggattaaaggcatgaatcaccatacccaactctcatgcaatttctctcttaagaacctaacagatatactaAACATGAGAAAAAACTTATAATGTGaatttctggggattgaacccagagcatgTGGTATCATACAAGCGAGGTAAGCATTTCACCACGgtgctatatccccagcccagaaatCATGTTTCACAAGTACTCATGTAAGCATTATTTGTAATAGTACATATAAAAGACACAACCTCATGTATATCATCACACCCTGACTTAATAAGTTCAGGTGTATTCATCACTTTTATTTGGAACTGTAAGGCAGCACTACATGTCACTGTGGAACTCTTTGAGAATCATGCAGATcagttaaagaaaaaacaaagttcaTTTGAGAATTTCCATGGCTTGGGTAGTGCTTAAAAGTGTGTTCCTCAAGTTTTCCTGGGTTGAAATTTCATCTCCATTTTGCAGTGACAAGGAGAGATAAAGAGTCAGATTtcagctcacgcctttaatcccagcactcgggaggcagaggtaggaggatctctgtgaattctaAGATATCCTGAGAcaacccagtgaattccaggtcagcctgggctagtgtgagaccctatctcaaaaaaccaaaaagagttgGGCTTGGctacacatacctttaatcccaggacacaggaggtagaagtaggaggattgccttgagtttgaggctactctgacatcacatagtgaattttaggtcagtttgggctagagcaaaaagctaccttgaaaaacaaatacaaaaacaaaaagaggtagAAAGTTACTCCCAATATGTCTAGAGGTGGGTCCAGCCATCGGGAGATAACTGGCATCAGGGTGGAAAACACATGATTGAATTCTGAAAGTTTTATAAGAAAAGGGTGGGAgaccagacccccccccccacgcaccgCCTCACTCTGTGTGGTGTCAATTATCCCTCAGGACACTGCCAGTAAGAAGGGCCTCTCCAAATATGAGCCTTTGAGTCTCTAGAACTGTGAGCTGAATAAACCAGTGTTTCTTCATAAAATTACTAGCctcaaatatttcattataatGTTACAAAATGGATAATTCAAGAATGCACTACACATTTTTAGAAGGCCACAGGAGTCGTGGCCCTGGGAGCCTCTAGGGAGGGGAAGCTGTGTGGGTGGACAGAGTGGGAGGCAAACAGCCTTCTCACTGTTCACTCTGCCTGTATTGTGCCATTCATGCTGTTACAGCCATTTGAAACGTTAAAAATAATTCCCTTTTCCTTGGCTTTGCCTGGTAGCTAGTACGTTTCTGGTTCATCactgtttcctttctctccctccaaatGTGAGGGCCTCTTGGGGCTCATGCCTCCCCGTCCACACTCTCATGGACATCCACACCGAGAACAGACTATTCAAGGATGGCTTGTAAGCCTCCAGCCTGATCTCTTGAGTCCAAAATGTTCTGGGTATTTAGTggatttttcattcttttgaaaaattagtTTGTGTGCTGTTTACTTCTCATGATTAAATGCTTCAAAAAGTCATTTACTGAGGTAGAATTTATTCACAGTAAGATTTGCtctttaaaatatacaaatatatgtatgagTCTGGCAAAATGAACATAACCATCTCTTAAATCAAAACTTGgagtcagccaggcatgatggtgaatgtctttaatcccagcactcgggaggcagaggtaggtatatcgctgatagttcaaggccaccctgagactacatagtgaattccaggtcagcatgggctagagtgagaccctatctcgaaaaacaaaaccaaccaaccaaacaaacaaaaaacttggagTTTTCTGTGCCctagcccctcccccactccctttGTGTACTTCCGCAGTcattcccctctcctcctttccagCCACAGGAAATACTGACTAGCTTTCTATCCAGCTAGATTCGCCTTGGCCAGAATGCCACAGAAGTGCAGTCATGGAGCACTCAGCCATTTAGATATGGCTTCTTTCACTCAGATTACTTCCCCGAGATTCATCCATACTCTGCGAGTGTTAAGATTTTGTTCCTTTCCATGGCTGAGTAGCAGTCAGTTGCCTGGATGTGTCACAATTTATC
Above is a window of Jaculus jaculus isolate mJacJac1 chromosome 8, mJacJac1.mat.Y.cur, whole genome shotgun sequence DNA encoding:
- the Ldlrad3 gene encoding low-density lipoprotein receptor class A domain-containing protein 3 — protein: MWLLGPLCLLLSGAAESQLLPGNNDTTECNIPGNFKCTNGRCIPGAWQCDGLPDCFDKSDEKECPKAKSKCGPTFFPCASGIHCIIGRFQCNGFEDCPDGSDEENCTANPLLCSTARYHCRNGLCIDKSFICDGQNNCQDNSDEESCESSQEPGSGQVFVTSENQLVYYPSITYAIIGSSVIFVLVVALLALVLHHQRKRNNLMTLPVHRLQHPVLLSRLVVLDHPHHCSVTYNVNNGVQYVASQAEQNASEVGSPPSYSEALLDQRPAWYDLPPPPYTSDTESLNQAELPPYRSRSGSVDSASSQAASSLLSMEDASHSPGQPEPSEDTAGHRDSAHSQGTEEVYAPSQGTEEV